One genomic region from Streptomyces sp. NBC_00582 encodes:
- a CDS encoding Lrp/AsnC family transcriptional regulator → MSEESSLPAAVAGRTAVPLDDIDRQILSRLLQDGRISVRALAEQVHISRANAYTRIGRLVAEDVITGFTAQLNAQRAGLGTSAYVTLSIEQNAWRDISRALREIPFVEHVALVTGDFDALVLVRAPDNLTLRKVVLENIHAVRGVRSTRTWLVFDEVRGRGATWTD, encoded by the coding sequence GTGTCCGAAGAATCCTCGCTGCCGGCGGCGGTGGCCGGACGAACTGCCGTCCCGCTCGACGACATCGACCGCCAGATCCTGAGCCGGCTGCTCCAGGACGGCCGTATCTCGGTGCGCGCGCTCGCCGAGCAGGTCCACATCTCCCGGGCCAACGCCTACACCCGGATCGGCCGGCTCGTCGCCGAGGACGTCATCACCGGCTTCACCGCGCAGCTCAACGCCCAGCGGGCGGGTCTCGGCACGAGCGCCTACGTCACGCTGAGCATCGAGCAGAACGCCTGGCGGGACATCTCCCGGGCCCTGCGCGAGATCCCCTTCGTGGAGCATGTCGCCCTCGTCACGGGCGACTTCGACGCCCTGGTGCTGGTGCGCGCGCCGGACAACCTGACCCTGCGCAAGGTCGTCCTGGAGAACATCCACGCGGTGCGGGGCGTGCGCTCCACCCGCACCTGGCTGGTCTTCGACGAGGTCCGGGGACGCGGCGCCACCTGGACGGACTGA
- the pdhA gene encoding pyruvate dehydrogenase (acetyl-transferring) E1 component subunit alpha, which translates to MSVKSLRQTVQGLLPSLTPVRFVAEDGTPVARPPAEYAEPPVETLREAWRRMVLGRRFDTQATALTKQGRLAVYPSSRGQEACQVGAVLAVRPEDWLFPTYRDSVALVTRGIDPVEVLTLLRGDWHCGYDPAATRVAPQCTPLATQVLHATGMAEALRRKGEDGVAMALIGDGATSEGDFHEALNFAAVFRAPVVFFVQNNRYAISVPLARQTAAPALAYKGIGYGVRSEQVDGNDAVAVLAVLASAVAHARAGRGPVLVEAHTYRMDAHTNADDASRYRQDDEVERWRAADPVERLETYLRSRGALTDADVAAVREEAEELAARLRAGMNADPVLDPLELFDHVYAEPTPQLQEQRAQLAAELAATTQTQED; encoded by the coding sequence ATGTCCGTGAAGAGCCTTCGGCAGACGGTTCAGGGCCTCCTGCCGTCGCTGACGCCGGTGCGGTTCGTGGCCGAGGACGGCACCCCCGTCGCCAGGCCGCCCGCCGAGTACGCCGAGCCGCCGGTCGAGACCCTGCGCGAGGCGTGGCGGCGGATGGTCCTGGGCCGCCGGTTCGACACCCAGGCGACCGCCCTGACCAAGCAGGGCCGCCTCGCGGTCTATCCGTCGAGCCGCGGCCAGGAGGCCTGCCAGGTCGGCGCGGTGCTCGCGGTGCGCCCGGAGGACTGGCTGTTCCCGACCTACCGCGACTCGGTCGCCCTGGTGACCCGCGGCATCGACCCGGTCGAGGTGCTGACGCTGCTGCGCGGCGACTGGCACTGCGGCTACGACCCCGCCGCGACCCGGGTCGCCCCGCAGTGCACCCCGCTGGCCACGCAGGTGCTGCACGCGACCGGCATGGCCGAGGCCCTGCGCCGCAAGGGCGAGGACGGCGTGGCGATGGCGCTGATCGGCGACGGCGCGACCAGTGAGGGCGACTTCCACGAGGCGCTGAACTTCGCCGCCGTGTTCCGGGCGCCGGTCGTGTTCTTCGTGCAGAACAACCGGTACGCGATCTCGGTGCCGCTGGCCCGCCAGACGGCGGCGCCCGCGCTGGCGTACAAGGGCATCGGCTACGGGGTGCGTTCCGAGCAGGTCGACGGCAACGACGCGGTCGCGGTGCTGGCGGTGCTGGCCTCGGCCGTGGCGCACGCCCGCGCGGGACGCGGCCCGGTCCTCGTCGAGGCGCACACCTACCGCATGGACGCGCACACCAACGCCGACGACGCCAGCCGCTACCGGCAGGACGACGAGGTCGAGCGGTGGCGGGCCGCCGACCCCGTCGAGCGGCTGGAGACGTACCTGCGCTCGCGCGGCGCGCTCACCGACGCGGACGTGGCGGCGGTGCGGGAGGAGGCCGAGGAGCTGGCGGCGCGGCTGCGGGCCGGCATGAACGCGGACCCCGTGCTCGACCCGCTGGAGCTGTTCGACCACGTGTACGCCGAGCCGACCCCGCAGCTACAGGAACAGCGTGCCCAGTTGGCGGCCGAGCTGGCCGCGACCACCCAGACCCAGGAGGACTGA
- a CDS encoding ATP-binding protein produces MPLPGMMGASGTTGTDGDGSVPEWDGTATRLIGRGEELARLDAVIAGLGRDDAPAVLDITADAGMGKSRLLGELRARARRRGLTVLGGRATEYERHTPFQPFTDAFADADPAFLASGAVPEAAAPVLYGMGDPASRPHGRDRFGLHRAVTDVLKGLARPRGLVMALDDLHWADPASLELLDQLIRHPVRGRVVLVVARRERQTPHPLAAALTRGVDSGAVLRTVLGPLPEREAIEALAPDLAPDDAHRIYTAAEGNPLYLRCLLHAHRHGGSPSATGAPAHGTTLSGVPVGLASLLLDELTALTEEERRTVEAVAVLGDHATPAMLRLTAGGPTADGPDVHTGTALRRDLLRMGSDGRWTLRHPLLRALVYENTAAPRRADLHRAVAEELARKGACAAERAHHVERSLTEWNPVQAAVLTEAAAQFAHTAPATAAHLLDVVLRLMPDTPAHAGRRGELTLARARALAIGGSLRESRDLLHTLIGRSGPADAALRGDATALCAMMERHLGHSPEATALLQRELTRDPEPRQAVSLGLALGMAALNTVSYPAVRDDVQQTLAVARSHDDLMGELGALALASLGEAYEGETAAARRLADAAAALADGLTDPDLTELSEALVWLAWAEAVLERYADAERHTARGLDIARRAGQVHVLPHLLSARAFVHLNTCRLPSALEAAEEAETVARAVGSSDLLALTLSFKALILLLRRPLGDTQALATAEEAVAAAGTSHHWWASLAGCVLGHTALVSGDPHRAQEAILRAGGPELLGLQPSTRPGQLDTLVATALATGDTRRAERWAARAAEEAERIGLHGQRGAALRARAALAQHRGDPRTAAHDFEAAAQAYAPSGATLWEAYSLLLAATQARAAGDVPHATVLWERARRLADDGGARLLTDLASLIRPGTEEPPPAPTELDRLTAREREIAGLVAEGLSNQAIATKLFLSRRTVETHLSAIYRKTSVPSRSALAGLMTRAALDRHP; encoded by the coding sequence ATGCCCCTGCCGGGCATGATGGGCGCAAGCGGTACGACAGGGACGGACGGAGACGGATCGGTGCCGGAGTGGGACGGGACGGCGACACGGCTGATCGGCAGGGGCGAGGAACTCGCGCGGCTCGACGCGGTGATCGCCGGCCTCGGACGGGACGACGCACCCGCCGTGCTCGACATCACCGCGGACGCCGGCATGGGCAAGAGCCGACTGCTGGGCGAACTGCGCGCACGGGCCCGGCGGCGCGGACTGACCGTGCTCGGCGGCAGGGCCACCGAGTACGAGCGGCACACCCCGTTCCAGCCGTTCACGGACGCCTTCGCCGACGCCGATCCCGCCTTCCTCGCCTCCGGAGCCGTACCGGAGGCGGCCGCACCGGTGCTGTACGGGATGGGCGACCCGGCCTCCCGCCCCCACGGCCGTGACCGCTTCGGCCTGCACCGCGCCGTCACGGACGTACTGAAGGGGCTCGCTCGGCCGCGCGGTCTGGTGATGGCGCTGGACGACCTGCACTGGGCGGACCCCGCGTCCCTGGAACTGCTGGACCAACTGATCCGGCATCCGGTGCGCGGACGGGTGGTCCTGGTCGTCGCCCGCCGGGAACGGCAGACCCCGCATCCGCTCGCCGCCGCCCTGACCCGCGGCGTCGACAGCGGAGCCGTGCTGCGCACGGTGCTGGGGCCGCTGCCCGAGCGGGAGGCGATCGAGGCGCTCGCCCCCGACCTGGCACCGGACGACGCCCACCGGATCTACACGGCCGCCGAGGGCAACCCGCTCTACCTGCGGTGCCTCCTGCACGCCCACCGGCACGGCGGATCCCCGTCCGCCACCGGCGCCCCGGCCCACGGGACCACGCTCTCCGGGGTACCGGTCGGGCTGGCGTCGCTGCTCCTGGACGAACTGACCGCGCTGACCGAGGAGGAACGCCGGACCGTCGAGGCGGTGGCGGTCCTCGGGGACCACGCCACCCCCGCCATGCTGCGGCTGACCGCCGGAGGTCCCACGGCGGACGGACCCGACGTCCACACCGGCACGGCCCTCCGGCGCGATCTGCTGCGCATGGGGTCCGACGGCCGCTGGACCCTGCGCCATCCGCTGCTGCGGGCACTGGTCTACGAGAACACCGCCGCGCCCCGTCGCGCCGACCTCCACCGCGCCGTGGCGGAGGAACTGGCGCGCAAGGGCGCCTGCGCCGCCGAGCGCGCCCACCACGTGGAGCGGTCGCTGACGGAGTGGAACCCGGTGCAGGCGGCCGTACTGACCGAGGCCGCCGCCCAGTTCGCCCACACGGCCCCCGCGACCGCCGCCCATCTGCTGGACGTCGTCCTGCGGCTCATGCCGGACACACCCGCCCACGCGGGCCGGCGCGGCGAGCTGACGCTGGCCCGCGCCCGGGCGCTCGCCATCGGCGGCAGCCTGCGTGAGAGCCGGGACCTGCTCCACACCCTGATCGGCCGCTCGGGGCCGGCCGACGCCGCGCTGCGCGGGGACGCGACGGCGCTGTGCGCCATGATGGAACGGCACCTGGGGCACTCCCCGGAGGCGACCGCCCTGCTCCAGCGGGAACTCACCCGCGACCCCGAACCCCGTCAGGCGGTCTCCCTGGGACTCGCGCTCGGCATGGCCGCCCTGAACACCGTCTCCTACCCGGCCGTCCGTGACGACGTCCAGCAGACGCTCGCCGTGGCCCGCTCCCACGACGATCTCATGGGAGAACTGGGCGCGTTGGCGCTCGCGTCGCTCGGCGAGGCCTACGAAGGGGAGACGGCCGCGGCCCGCCGGCTCGCCGACGCCGCCGCCGCGCTCGCCGACGGACTGACCGACCCCGATCTCACCGAACTGTCCGAGGCGCTGGTCTGGCTGGCCTGGGCGGAAGCCGTCCTCGAACGCTACGCCGACGCCGAGCGCCACACCGCCCGCGGACTGGACATCGCCCGTCGCGCGGGACAGGTCCACGTCCTGCCGCACCTGCTGAGCGCGCGGGCCTTCGTGCATCTCAACACCTGCCGGCTGCCCTCCGCCCTGGAGGCGGCCGAGGAGGCGGAAACCGTCGCGCGCGCCGTCGGCAGCAGCGACCTGCTCGCCCTCACCCTGAGCTTCAAGGCGCTGATCCTCCTCCTGCGCCGTCCCCTGGGCGACACCCAGGCCCTCGCGACCGCCGAGGAGGCCGTGGCCGCCGCCGGCACCAGCCACCACTGGTGGGCCTCGCTGGCCGGATGCGTGCTCGGCCACACGGCCCTGGTGAGCGGCGACCCGCACCGGGCCCAGGAGGCCATCCTGCGGGCGGGCGGACCCGAACTCCTCGGCCTGCAGCCCTCCACACGCCCCGGCCAGCTGGACACGCTCGTCGCCACCGCGCTCGCCACCGGCGACACCCGACGGGCCGAACGCTGGGCCGCCCGCGCCGCCGAGGAGGCCGAGCGCATCGGGCTGCACGGCCAGCGCGGGGCGGCCCTGCGCGCCCGGGCCGCCCTCGCCCAGCACCGCGGCGACCCCCGCACCGCCGCACACGACTTCGAAGCCGCCGCCCAGGCCTACGCGCCCTCCGGCGCCACGCTCTGGGAGGCGTACTCGCTGCTGCTGGCCGCCACCCAGGCCCGGGCCGCCGGTGACGTCCCCCACGCCACCGTGCTCTGGGAACGGGCCCGCCGCCTCGCCGACGACGGAGGCGCCCGCCTCCTGACCGACCTCGCGTCCCTCATCCGCCCCGGCACCGAGGAACCCCCGCCGGCACCCACCGAACTCGACCGACTCACCGCGCGGGAAAGGGAGATAGCCGGGCTCGTCGCCGAGGGGCTGAGCAACCAGGCCATCGCGACCAAGCTGTTCCTCAGCCGCCGTACCGTCGAGACCCATCTCTCGGCCATCTACCGCAAGACATCCGTCCCGTCCCGCTCCGCCCTGGCCGGCCTCATGACCCGCGCCGCCCTCGACCGACACCCTTAG
- a CDS encoding aldehyde dehydrogenase family protein: MRPGPYERHHELLHGLVRALAAGECRRPFTEATGQDAADAGMRSTRTAGKVFHSLLGRPFELGQPGEAGRVRTESSPYGVGPAVSYPRCEPAELVAAAGRAAAGWRSAGPSRRAGLAVEILRRLNTRSHELTLAVHHTTGQTLPAAFRAAGPRAQDRALEAVARAFAESERVPADLRCESAVRGGRPRALRDTSTLVPRGVSLLVGCPDFPLWNGWPGLFASLVTGNPVIVAPHPRSVLPLAITVRVARQVLAEAGHSPDLVTLAVAEPERRVHRLLATDPAVRIVDFTGSGRFADWLEQHARQAVVFADRTGLNTVLVDSTDDYRGLVRGLALAACLCHGTVRTTPQNILVPERGFSTDEGHKTLRDLGADLGDAVDRLLGHPARAARLLGAITGEEVRAALAEAARCGPVLRASAPVAHPDHPGAELRGPLLVRLRAADERVYTREWPGPVTFLVGTGSTSHGLDLLRRTLGRHGALYASVHSSDPLVLAAAETAALDAGVHLVENLDDLPADPSSAFADLPGSGADFITGRFRVVRARRPAPLTVPPPRDVAAELVRV; the protein is encoded by the coding sequence ATGCGCCCCGGTCCCTACGAACGCCACCACGAGCTGCTGCACGGCCTGGTCCGCGCGCTGGCCGCCGGCGAGTGCCGGCGCCCCTTCACGGAGGCGACCGGCCAGGACGCGGCCGACGCGGGCATGCGGTCCACCCGCACCGCCGGGAAGGTGTTCCACTCACTGCTGGGGCGGCCCTTCGAGCTGGGGCAGCCCGGCGAGGCGGGCCGTGTGCGCACGGAGTCGTCGCCGTACGGCGTCGGACCGGCCGTCTCCTATCCGCGCTGCGAGCCCGCCGAACTGGTCGCGGCGGCTGGACGGGCGGCGGCCGGCTGGCGGTCCGCCGGGCCGAGCCGGCGGGCCGGGCTGGCGGTGGAGATCCTGCGCCGGCTCAACACGCGCAGCCATGAACTGACCCTGGCGGTCCACCACACGACCGGGCAGACCCTCCCGGCGGCCTTCCGCGCCGCCGGGCCGCGCGCCCAGGACCGGGCCCTGGAGGCGGTGGCCCGGGCGTTCGCCGAGTCGGAGCGCGTCCCGGCGGATCTGCGGTGCGAGAGCGCCGTACGGGGCGGTCGGCCGCGTGCGCTGCGGGACACCAGCACCCTGGTGCCCCGGGGGGTGTCGCTGCTGGTCGGGTGTCCCGACTTCCCGCTCTGGAACGGCTGGCCGGGCCTGTTCGCGAGCCTCGTGACCGGCAACCCGGTGATCGTGGCGCCGCATCCGCGCTCGGTGCTGCCCCTGGCGATCACCGTGCGGGTGGCCCGGCAGGTGCTGGCGGAAGCCGGGCACTCCCCCGACCTGGTGACGCTGGCGGTGGCGGAGCCGGAGCGGCGGGTGCACCGGCTGCTCGCCACGGACCCGGCGGTGCGGATCGTGGACTTCACGGGCTCCGGGCGGTTCGCGGACTGGCTGGAGCAGCACGCCCGCCAGGCGGTGGTGTTCGCCGACCGGACGGGGCTGAACACCGTGCTCGTGGACTCCACCGACGACTACCGGGGCCTGGTGCGGGGGCTCGCCCTCGCCGCGTGTCTCTGTCACGGCACGGTGCGCACCACACCGCAGAACATCCTGGTGCCGGAGCGGGGCTTTTCCACCGACGAGGGCCACAAGACGCTGCGGGACCTCGGGGCGGACCTCGGGGACGCCGTGGACCGGCTGCTCGGACATCCCGCCCGCGCGGCGCGGCTGCTGGGGGCGATCACCGGCGAGGAGGTGCGGGCCGCGCTGGCCGAGGCCGCGCGCTGCGGCCCGGTCCTGCGCGCCTCCGCTCCCGTGGCCCACCCCGACCATCCCGGGGCGGAGCTGCGCGGACCGCTGCTGGTGCGGCTGCGCGCCGCGGACGAGCGGGTCTACACGCGGGAGTGGCCCGGGCCGGTCACCTTCCTGGTGGGCACCGGGTCGACCTCGCACGGTCTGGACCTCCTGCGGCGCACGCTGGGCCGGCACGGGGCGCTGTACGCGTCGGTGCACTCCAGCGACCCGCTGGTGCTGGCGGCGGCCGAGACGGCGGCGCTGGACGCGGGGGTGCATCTGGTGGAGAACCTCGACGACCTGCCCGCTGACCCGTCCTCGGCCTTCGCCGACCTGCCGGGCTCGGGCGCCGACTTCATCACCGGGAGGTTCCGGGTGGTGCGCGCCCGCCGGCCCGCGCCCCTCACGGTGCCGCCCCCTCGCGACGTCGCCGCCGAGCTGGTCCGCGTATGA
- the hisC gene encoding histidinol-phosphate transaminase encodes MVRVRTSVSQLPAYVPGRKRPGAVVLASNESPHGLLPGVAATLAEAAGGVSRYPDMHASSLVEALAAHHGVEPERIAVGAGSSEVCGQLLHTVVGPGDEVVFGWRSFEAYPILTAVAGGTAVRVPLRDHALDLDAMAAAITSRTRLVFVCNPNNPTSTAVGARALTEFADRVPEDVLIVVDEAYREYADPARVPDGLALLGDRPNVAVLRTFSKAYGLAGLRVGYCVAPPGIAAHVRRTQVPFSVSALAQRAAVVALGESAEVARRAALTVAERDRVAGRLRELGHDVPDSQANFVWLPLGADSGDFALHCADGKVMVRPFPGEGVRVTIGLPEENDALLALAASRRG; translated from the coding sequence ATGGTGCGTGTCCGTACGTCTGTGTCCCAGTTGCCCGCCTATGTACCGGGCCGCAAACGGCCCGGCGCCGTGGTGCTGGCCAGCAACGAGTCCCCGCACGGGTTGCTGCCGGGGGTGGCCGCGACGCTCGCGGAGGCCGCCGGCGGTGTGTCGCGGTACCCGGACATGCACGCCTCCTCGCTCGTCGAGGCCCTGGCCGCGCACCACGGGGTGGAGCCGGAGCGGATCGCGGTGGGCGCGGGTTCCTCCGAGGTGTGCGGGCAGTTGCTGCACACGGTCGTCGGACCGGGCGACGAGGTCGTCTTCGGCTGGCGGTCGTTCGAGGCGTACCCGATCCTGACCGCCGTCGCGGGGGGTACGGCGGTGCGGGTGCCGCTGCGGGACCACGCCCTCGACCTCGACGCGATGGCCGCGGCGATCACCTCCCGGACCCGGCTGGTCTTCGTGTGCAACCCGAACAACCCGACGTCCACGGCGGTCGGCGCGCGGGCGCTGACGGAGTTCGCGGACCGGGTGCCGGAGGACGTGCTGATCGTGGTGGACGAGGCGTACCGGGAGTACGCCGATCCCGCCCGGGTCCCCGACGGTCTCGCGCTGCTCGGCGACCGGCCGAACGTGGCGGTGCTGCGGACCTTCTCCAAGGCGTACGGCCTGGCGGGCCTGCGCGTCGGCTACTGCGTCGCACCGCCCGGGATCGCCGCGCACGTGCGGCGGACGCAGGTGCCGTTCAGTGTGAGCGCGCTCGCCCAGCGGGCGGCCGTCGTGGCGCTCGGCGAGAGCGCGGAGGTGGCCCGGCGGGCCGCGCTCACGGTCGCCGAACGCGACCGGGTCGCCGGGCGGTTGCGGGAGCTGGGCCATGACGTGCCCGACTCCCAGGCCAACTTCGTCTGGCTGCCGCTCGGCGCGGACAGCGGCGACTTCGCCCTGCACTGCGCGGACGGGAAGGTGATGGTCCGCCCGTTCCCCGGCGAGGGCGTGCGGGTGACGATCGGGCTGCCGGAGGAGAACGACGCCCTGCTCGCGCTCGCGGCGAGCCGGAGAGGCTGA